One window of Ralstonia pickettii DTP0602 genomic DNA carries:
- a CDS encoding hypothetical protein (K01463: E3.5.1.- [EC:3.5.1.-]) produces the protein MLASRAPVRWPGGRKLALWVNVSLQFFPLNPTGRPVVAPGNMTMPYPDLRHFTLRDYGNRVGIYRMLRRKPALNPKFTSRLGEFPLLRQALIVIPRVPVSVYTRIC, from the coding sequence ATGCTGGCAAGCCGCGCGCCGGTCCGATGGCCGGGCGGCAGGAAGCTGGCGCTGTGGGTGAACGTGAGCCTGCAGTTCTTCCCGCTGAACCCGACGGGCAGGCCGGTGGTGGCGCCGGGCAACATGACCATGCCGTATCCGGACCTGCGCCATTTCACGCTGCGCGACTACGGCAACCGCGTCGGCATCTACCGGATGCTTAGACGGAAGCCAGCCCTTAATCCGAAGTTCACCAGCCGCCTGGGCGAGTTTCCCCTTTTGCGACAGGCACTTATCGTGATTCCCAGGGTTCCAGTTTCTGTCTACACGCGGATTTGCTGA